One Roseimaritima multifibrata DNA window includes the following coding sequences:
- a CDS encoding serine/threonine-protein kinase, which translates to MSPPADPPGAFDHGADEHEHEHEHEQVLAEVLSGLMDRVARGEPVDVDQVCQQYPELAAELRELWTAVLVTDRTSAFESERSLSQDSSRYQAMQLPRVVGDYELREEIGRGGMGVVFRARQISLNREVAVKMILKGRLASESDFQRFIAEASATARLTHPNIVPVYEVGDVEGRPYFSMKYIEGETLAERLQRGPLPQRDAAEILSAIARAIGAAHRAGILHRDIKPSNIILGKTGVPLISDFGLAKQSHHEHSLTSSGMVVGTPAYMSPEQASGIRRAMGPTSDVYSLGCVLYHTLTGRAPLVADSPVELMLKVLEQDPPPPRVLNPSIDRDLEMVVVRCLQKPPDLRYLSADSLADDLDAFLNDEPVAARSGRFSQVIARMFRETHHAIVLENWGLLWIWHSLALLIAAVLTWGLQFYGVSSRWAFGSLWTVGLGAWATVFWMLRRRLGPVTFIERQTAHVWGASMIGVGVLFPLEWLMGLPVLTLSPVLGVVASTVFLVKASMYSGLFYIQAVVMLATAFGMALFPSVAHLLFGVTAAGCFFIPGWKYFRQRQRSVDAT; encoded by the coding sequence ATGAGCCCTCCAGCGGATCCGCCAGGGGCTTTTGATCATGGCGCCGACGAGCACGAGCACGAGCACGAGCACGAGCAGGTGTTGGCGGAGGTTCTTTCAGGCTTGATGGATCGCGTTGCACGCGGTGAGCCGGTCGACGTCGATCAAGTCTGTCAGCAGTATCCCGAGTTGGCGGCAGAGCTGCGGGAATTATGGACCGCCGTCTTAGTGACCGATCGAACCAGTGCCTTTGAAAGTGAACGGTCCCTGTCGCAGGATTCCAGTCGCTATCAAGCCATGCAATTGCCGCGGGTGGTAGGCGATTACGAACTGCGGGAGGAGATCGGGCGTGGGGGGATGGGGGTGGTTTTTCGGGCCCGGCAAATCAGTTTGAATCGTGAAGTGGCCGTTAAGATGATCCTCAAGGGACGCCTGGCCAGCGAGTCTGATTTTCAGCGGTTTATTGCCGAAGCATCTGCGACGGCTCGGTTAACCCATCCTAATATCGTTCCTGTTTATGAGGTGGGGGATGTAGAGGGACGCCCGTATTTCAGCATGAAGTACATCGAGGGTGAAACGCTTGCCGAGCGTTTGCAGCGTGGCCCCTTGCCTCAGAGGGATGCGGCAGAAATTCTTAGTGCGATTGCCCGCGCGATTGGTGCGGCCCACCGAGCGGGGATTTTGCACCGCGACATCAAGCCCTCCAATATCATCCTTGGCAAAACTGGAGTTCCTCTGATTTCCGATTTTGGATTGGCCAAGCAATCGCACCATGAGCATTCCCTGACCAGTAGTGGCATGGTCGTTGGGACGCCTGCGTATATGTCTCCAGAGCAAGCGTCCGGCATTCGCCGAGCAATGGGGCCCACCAGCGATGTCTATAGTTTGGGCTGCGTGCTTTACCACACGTTGACCGGCCGAGCCCCGTTGGTTGCTGATTCGCCCGTGGAGTTGATGCTAAAGGTGTTGGAGCAAGATCCGCCACCGCCGAGGGTTCTCAATCCGAGTATTGACCGCGACTTAGAAATGGTTGTGGTTCGCTGTTTGCAAAAACCGCCCGACCTCCGTTATCTCAGTGCGGACTCCTTGGCAGATGATCTAGATGCGTTTCTTAATGATGAACCGGTCGCTGCGCGGAGTGGTCGATTCAGCCAAGTGATCGCACGCATGTTTCGCGAAACGCATCATGCGATTGTCCTTGAAAATTGGGGCCTGCTTTGGATTTGGCATTCGTTGGCATTGCTGATCGCCGCGGTGCTGACGTGGGGATTGCAGTTCTATGGGGTTTCCAGTCGCTGGGCTTTTGGATCGTTGTGGACCGTGGGTCTGGGAGCGTGGGCGACTGTCTTTTGGATGCTTCGCCGGCGATTGGGGCCGGTCACATTCATTGAACGGCAGACAGCCCATGTGTGGGGAGCGAGCATGATTGGTGTCGGCGTGCTGTTTCCGCTGGAGTGGCTGATGGGCCTGCCGGTGCTGACGCTATCTCCGGTGCTTGGCGTGGTCGCTTCGACGGTCTTTCTGGTGAAAGCCAGTATGTATAGCGGCCTGTTCTATATCCAAGCGGTGGTCATGTTAGCGACCGCGTTTGGCATGGCCCTGTTTCCCTCGGTCGCTCACCTGCTGTTTGGAGTGACCGCCGCCGGGTGTTTCTTTATTCCGGGCTGGAAGTATTTTCGTCAGCGTCAACGGTCGGTTGATGCAACTTAG
- a CDS encoding creatininase family protein has translation MHARPWRLGEATLADVREADYQVAVIPLGATEPHNLHLPYATDTLQNEAIGDAICRAAHELGGRIVLLPAIPFGTETNMRELPLAINLQPSTLFQILKDLVDSLVGSGIRKIVLLNGHGGNEFKPFLREMAGKTPAQLFLCDWFRMFADRYDEIFDQREDHAGEMETSMGLAFFPELVIKDADGKLRADEGAVRPSQFKAVNEKWVSITRPWHLLTTQSGSGNPHAASAEKGEQVMELLVERLAPFLADLSAAEIDDTFPF, from the coding sequence ATGCACGCTCGCCCCTGGCGGCTCGGTGAAGCCACCCTCGCAGATGTCCGAGAAGCCGACTACCAAGTTGCGGTCATTCCCCTAGGTGCGACCGAGCCTCACAACCTACATCTTCCCTATGCAACCGACACACTGCAGAACGAAGCGATCGGCGACGCCATCTGCCGGGCAGCCCATGAACTAGGAGGCCGGATCGTCCTGCTACCGGCGATTCCATTTGGGACCGAGACCAACATGCGTGAATTGCCATTGGCAATCAACCTCCAGCCCAGCACCCTATTTCAAATCCTGAAAGATCTTGTTGACTCGTTGGTTGGCAGCGGAATTCGAAAGATCGTCTTACTGAACGGTCATGGCGGAAACGAATTCAAACCGTTCCTAAGGGAAATGGCTGGCAAAACGCCTGCCCAGCTATTCCTCTGCGATTGGTTCCGGATGTTTGCAGACCGCTATGATGAAATCTTCGACCAACGCGAAGACCATGCAGGCGAAATGGAAACCTCAATGGGGTTAGCCTTCTTTCCCGAACTGGTAATCAAAGATGCAGATGGAAAACTTCGAGCCGATGAAGGGGCGGTGCGACCATCGCAGTTCAAGGCCGTCAACGAGAAATGGGTTTCCATAACTCGACCGTGGCACCTACTGACCACTCAATCAGGGTCAGGCAATCCACACGCGGCGAGCGCCGAAAAAGGGGAACAGGTCATGGAACTGCTAGTCGAGCGGTTGGCCCCATTTCTAGCCGATCTATCCGCAGCCGAAATCGACGATACTTTTCCATTTTAA
- a CDS encoding VanZ family protein — protein sequence MALRSEFLDKQTDHMQFLVRMTVFGIRLAPILLVAYWIMLFTGTHLPRVPMPAIRNLDKVQHFVAFSGLAFLLAWSIPTRAGGVWKKAGIAFSVAVVYGIFDELTQPFFGRNRELADFFADCLGALFGVWSYLLLRRFLYRKISSPPLRDKKPETSAGPVLDYEAAINNVGELPGKPTMQRLSS from the coding sequence TTGGCTCTCCGTTCAGAATTCCTAGATAAGCAAACCGATCACATGCAATTTCTCGTCCGTATGACCGTTTTTGGGATCCGGTTAGCTCCGATATTGCTTGTGGCCTACTGGATTATGCTGTTCACCGGGACTCATCTGCCACGAGTCCCGATGCCAGCGATCCGAAATTTGGACAAAGTCCAGCATTTTGTCGCTTTCAGCGGTCTGGCCTTTTTGTTGGCCTGGAGTATCCCCACGCGAGCCGGGGGCGTTTGGAAAAAAGCGGGGATTGCCTTTTCGGTCGCCGTTGTATACGGCATTTTCGATGAATTGACTCAGCCGTTTTTCGGGCGGAATCGGGAACTCGCTGATTTTTTTGCGGACTGCTTGGGCGCGTTGTTTGGGGTTTGGAGCTACCTTCTGCTGCGTCGCTTCCTCTACCGAAAGATCTCCTCGCCGCCATTGCGGGATAAAAAGCCCGAGACATCGGCCGGGCCGGTTCTTGACTATGAAGCAGCTATCAATAATGTTGGTGAGTTGCCGGGGAAACCAACCATGCAACGCCTGAGTTCCTGA
- a CDS encoding 4Fe-4S dicluster domain-containing protein, translating into MIQSLSSPTFTIVVSKGQSRAPDKRSLEATVAEAAATRAGVDVLVVPHLYDLAPKGETIQRLRAIEGDIILLTWIFPRAAHWVFDRAGIRGQFGEVSLKEVLDEDEEEEPTDPEAMDENPLTETVLEDHPRPDRRIFTLDLRLATDPQTYLDEIDRICGLEATPSTASAVKQAEPGGLFQIEEPTNRRWYPVIDFSRCTNCMECIDFCLFGVYGVDDVETILVEQPDSCRKGCPACSRVCPANAIIFPQHKAPGIAGSAAVDGGGLKIDLSLLFGAPDKDEDPIATAARERDEQLLLAGRNAVGIDDQLAKRQADIQAGPADELDQLLDELDALDL; encoded by the coding sequence GTGATTCAATCGCTATCCTCTCCAACATTCACGATTGTCGTTTCCAAAGGACAATCTAGGGCTCCCGATAAGCGAAGTCTGGAAGCGACGGTTGCCGAAGCGGCAGCAACGCGTGCGGGAGTGGACGTCCTTGTCGTTCCCCATCTGTACGATCTTGCCCCGAAAGGTGAGACGATACAGCGTTTGCGAGCGATCGAAGGGGATATCATCCTGCTGACGTGGATTTTCCCGAGGGCGGCCCATTGGGTCTTTGACCGAGCCGGCATTCGGGGCCAGTTCGGCGAAGTTTCGCTGAAGGAAGTTTTGGACGAGGATGAGGAAGAAGAGCCAACCGATCCGGAGGCAATGGACGAGAATCCGCTTACCGAAACGGTTCTTGAGGATCACCCGCGTCCCGATCGGCGAATTTTTACGCTCGATCTGCGTTTGGCGACCGATCCGCAAACCTACCTCGATGAAATCGACCGGATTTGTGGGCTGGAGGCGACGCCATCAACCGCGTCTGCCGTAAAGCAGGCCGAACCGGGTGGGCTATTTCAGATCGAAGAGCCTACCAATCGGCGGTGGTACCCGGTCATCGATTTCAGTCGGTGCACCAACTGCATGGAATGTATTGATTTCTGTTTGTTCGGCGTTTATGGCGTCGATGATGTGGAAACCATTCTTGTCGAACAACCCGACAGCTGCCGCAAAGGATGTCCCGCATGCAGTCGCGTCTGCCCTGCCAATGCGATCATATTTCCGCAGCACAAAGCTCCCGGGATTGCGGGAAGTGCTGCCGTGGATGGTGGCGGTTTAAAAATCGATCTCTCGCTGCTGTTTGGGGCCCCCGACAAGGACGAGGATCCTATCGCGACCGCGGCACGCGAGCGGGACGAACAGTTGTTGCTGGCGGGCCGCAATGCCGTTGGCATCGATGATCAGTTGGCGAAACGCCAGGCGGACATTCAGGCTGGCCCGGCCGATGAGCTGGACCAGTTGCTGGACGAACTGGATGCGTTGGATCTGTAA
- a CDS encoding transposase has protein sequence MARQNRGVVIKPSEVQIVHTHQRCVRRAYLCGLDNANEKSYEHRRGWVRSRLEELAAAFGIECLTYAVMSNHLHLVLRSRPDVVTKWSDIEVAKRWLKIYPGPKPRSGKPKVSLEDKAKQLAGDSKRIAELRIRLSNISWWMRSVSENISRRSNLEDEVTGHFWEGRFKATVLLDEASVLACACYVDLNPIRAAMAESIENSSYTGACDRLKDLTSSLQTKCPPEKFDERQESFKNSGWLSPLMIDEAKDPIGADLCRDGRRASNKGFLRISLPQYLELLEWTGRQLRVDKRGKIPESLAPLVERLGVDVEGWFLLVKRFRKVFRRAAGTPESLAAEAKRRGTSWICAPGNPFQHLAA, from the coding sequence ATGGCTAGGCAAAATCGTGGTGTCGTTATTAAGCCTTCCGAGGTGCAAATTGTTCATACGCACCAGCGATGCGTTCGCCGTGCGTATCTTTGTGGGCTGGATAACGCCAATGAAAAATCTTATGAGCATCGCCGAGGGTGGGTGCGTAGTCGACTGGAAGAGTTGGCTGCTGCGTTTGGTATCGAGTGTTTAACCTACGCAGTGATGAGCAATCATCTACACCTCGTTCTTCGCTCTCGTCCAGACGTTGTTACTAAATGGTCAGACATTGAAGTGGCAAAACGCTGGTTGAAAATATACCCAGGACCCAAGCCACGCAGCGGAAAACCGAAGGTTTCGTTGGAGGACAAGGCGAAGCAGTTGGCTGGGGATTCTAAACGGATTGCAGAGCTCCGGATTCGTCTGAGCAATATCAGTTGGTGGATGCGTTCGGTTTCGGAGAATATTTCTAGACGGAGCAATCTAGAGGACGAAGTGACCGGGCACTTTTGGGAAGGGCGATTTAAAGCGACTGTGTTGCTTGATGAAGCTTCGGTGCTGGCCTGCGCATGTTATGTGGACCTCAATCCCATTCGTGCTGCCATGGCGGAGTCGATTGAAAACAGTTCTTATACAGGGGCTTGCGATCGTTTGAAAGATTTGACAAGCAGCCTGCAAACTAAGTGTCCACCTGAAAAGTTTGATGAGAGACAAGAAAGTTTTAAAAATAGTGGGTGGTTAAGTCCGCTCATGATTGATGAGGCGAAGGATCCGATTGGTGCTGATCTTTGTCGCGATGGAAGGCGAGCCAGTAACAAAGGTTTCTTGAGGATCTCACTGCCGCAATATTTGGAACTGCTGGAATGGACGGGCCGACAACTTCGCGTTGATAAACGCGGAAAGATTCCTGAGTCACTTGCACCGCTGGTTGAGCGGTTGGGGGTGGATGTCGAGGGCTGGTTCTTGCTGGTTAAGAGATTTCGGAAGGTGTTTCGGCGTGCTGCTGGGACGCCAGAGAGTCTTGCAGCCGAGGCAAAGCGGCGAGGGACATCTTGGATATGTGCTCCAGGAAATCCTTTTCAGCACTTAGCGGCGTAG
- the xseA gene encoding exodeoxyribonuclease VII large subunit has product MSQSNIWSVSELTERVKSTLESSFPKINVQGEVTDLSRPSSGHLYFTLKDARSQIRAIIWRSTAARLPFKIENGQDMICWGDVEVYAARGSYQLVIRKAVPQGLGSLQLAFQQLREKLAAEGLFAQEFKRPIPTFPRRVAFVTSPGGAAIRDFLEVAARRSASVQIVLVPAQVQGAGSAESIVRGIAAAHRLTPAVDAIVVGRGGGSLEDLWCFNEESVVRAIAAASLPIVSAVGHEIDVTLSDLVADRRALTPSEAAELLIPSADDLLENLRALHSRLYRPLANQLHRARAQLTSLESRPVFARPHDPLAQMRRRVDELDLRAQRAIRQCTQRSSQKLGAVAANLEALSPLGVLSRGYSVTLDAKSQKPVRDLAEIANGDLLRTRVAAGTIHSRVESIEPIE; this is encoded by the coding sequence ATGTCGCAATCCAATATTTGGTCAGTCTCTGAACTGACAGAGCGTGTTAAATCGACCTTAGAGTCAAGCTTCCCCAAAATAAATGTGCAGGGAGAGGTTACCGATCTGTCTCGCCCGTCAAGTGGTCATCTGTACTTCACCCTGAAAGATGCAAGGTCACAGATCCGAGCGATCATCTGGCGGAGCACGGCGGCAAGGCTGCCTTTTAAGATCGAAAACGGTCAAGATATGATCTGCTGGGGTGACGTTGAAGTCTACGCAGCACGCGGTAGTTACCAGCTGGTCATCCGAAAAGCGGTTCCTCAAGGACTGGGCAGTCTACAACTTGCCTTCCAACAGCTCCGCGAAAAACTGGCCGCCGAAGGCTTGTTTGCTCAGGAATTCAAACGACCGATCCCGACTTTCCCTCGCCGAGTCGCCTTTGTGACCAGCCCCGGTGGCGCTGCGATCCGTGATTTCCTTGAAGTTGCTGCCAGACGCTCCGCATCGGTGCAGATCGTTCTCGTGCCTGCCCAGGTGCAAGGAGCCGGATCGGCAGAAAGCATTGTGCGTGGCATCGCCGCGGCACATCGGCTTACGCCGGCCGTCGATGCCATTGTCGTTGGCCGTGGTGGTGGCAGCCTGGAAGATCTGTGGTGCTTTAACGAAGAATCGGTTGTACGGGCGATCGCCGCCGCTTCCCTCCCGATCGTCTCAGCGGTTGGCCACGAAATCGATGTAACGCTGTCCGACTTGGTCGCCGATCGACGAGCCTTAACCCCCAGCGAAGCTGCGGAACTGCTGATTCCTTCGGCAGATGACTTGCTTGAAAACCTGCGTGCCTTGCATTCCCGGCTATATCGTCCGCTGGCCAATCAACTTCATCGCGCTCGCGCACAATTAACCTCGTTAGAATCCCGCCCGGTTTTTGCCCGCCCACATGACCCGCTAGCACAGATGCGACGCAGGGTCGACGAACTTGACTTAAGAGCTCAACGCGCAATTCGCCAATGCACGCAACGGTCCAGCCAAAAACTGGGGGCCGTCGCGGCAAACCTAGAAGCGTTAAGCCCACTCGGCGTTTTGTCGCGTGGCTATAGCGTCACGCTGGACGCAAAATCACAAAAACCAGTTCGCGATCTTGCCGAGATTGCCAACGGTGACCTTCTCCGCACCCGCGTCGCTGCGGGGACGATTCACAGCCGAGTGGAATCGATCGAGCCGATTGAATAG
- a CDS encoding ThuA domain-containing protein: protein MTPCQFLRSALAVGFASLIGIFVLAPQQGEAHDFLLQHQVETAPESGLYHRVERAESWKPSQTAIIVCDMWDSHHCYRAVERATEMAPRMNALLKKAREMGVVIIHAPSDCMDAYQSHPARKRAMSVPAANNFPAEIAEWCYKIPSEELADYPIDQSDGGEDDTPEEHAAWEKVLVARGLNPKAPWTHQMDALEIDSDRDYISDSGTEIWSLLESKGIENVVLTGVHLNMCVLGRPFGLRRMVAGGKNAVVIRDLTDTMYNPAAEPYVNHFSGTDLILDHIERHVCATITSDQILDGEPFQFEDDDRPRLAILIGEGEYETERTLPAYAVSHLGKTYSVDIIHADVDDPNHFPGIERIAKADVLLISVRRRTPPAAEMKVIRDFIQAGKPVVGIRTASHAFLLRNKKPAAGLADWLTWDADVFGGSYTNHYGNELFPEISVVPEAKAHPILDQVRPLPYTSKWSLYRVSPLLPGTTALLNGKIEGKPAEPVAWTFTRADGGRSFYTSLGHKTDFQQPAFQRLLKNGIDWAVEIPVESK, encoded by the coding sequence GTGACACCCTGTCAATTCTTGCGTTCTGCCCTTGCCGTTGGATTTGCCTCGCTGATCGGCATTTTTGTGCTCGCGCCACAGCAGGGCGAGGCACATGATTTTTTGCTTCAACATCAGGTTGAAACGGCTCCGGAAAGTGGTCTGTATCATCGCGTCGAGCGGGCTGAAAGCTGGAAACCGTCCCAGACCGCCATCATCGTTTGCGATATGTGGGATTCGCATCATTGTTACCGCGCGGTTGAGCGCGCGACCGAGATGGCGCCGCGGATGAACGCTTTGCTGAAGAAAGCACGAGAGATGGGAGTGGTCATCATTCATGCGCCCAGTGATTGCATGGATGCCTATCAATCGCACCCGGCTCGTAAACGAGCGATGTCGGTTCCCGCCGCCAATAATTTCCCAGCTGAAATCGCAGAATGGTGCTACAAAATCCCCAGCGAAGAATTGGCGGATTACCCGATTGATCAGTCCGATGGCGGCGAAGATGACACCCCCGAAGAGCATGCGGCCTGGGAGAAAGTCTTGGTTGCCCGAGGGTTGAACCCGAAAGCCCCGTGGACGCATCAAATGGATGCGTTGGAGATCGATTCGGACCGCGACTACATCAGTGATTCTGGAACGGAAATTTGGAGCCTGTTGGAATCTAAAGGGATCGAGAACGTCGTTCTGACCGGTGTGCACCTAAATATGTGTGTGCTCGGACGACCTTTTGGGCTGCGGAGAATGGTCGCCGGCGGCAAGAATGCTGTCGTCATCCGCGACCTTACTGACACAATGTATAACCCGGCAGCTGAGCCCTACGTCAATCACTTCAGTGGTACCGATCTGATTCTGGATCATATCGAACGTCATGTTTGTGCGACAATCACTAGTGATCAAATCCTTGATGGAGAACCCTTTCAGTTTGAGGACGACGACCGGCCTCGGCTGGCAATTTTGATTGGCGAAGGCGAATATGAAACCGAAAGAACTCTTCCTGCTTATGCGGTTTCCCACCTAGGTAAAACGTATTCCGTCGATATTATCCATGCCGATGTCGATGACCCGAATCACTTCCCGGGAATTGAGCGGATTGCCAAGGCGGATGTGCTGTTGATCTCGGTTCGCCGTCGGACTCCCCCAGCGGCCGAGATGAAGGTGATTCGCGACTTCATCCAAGCCGGTAAACCTGTTGTCGGAATCCGCACTGCAAGCCACGCGTTTCTGTTGCGAAACAAGAAGCCCGCTGCCGGGCTTGCGGACTGGTTAACATGGGATGCCGACGTTTTTGGCGGCAGTTATACCAACCACTACGGAAACGAATTGTTCCCAGAAATCAGTGTGGTGCCGGAAGCAAAGGCTCATCCGATCTTGGACCAAGTGCGTCCCCTGCCCTACACGTCAAAGTGGTCGCTTTATCGAGTTTCACCATTGTTGCCGGGGACAACCGCGTTGCTGAACGGAAAGATTGAAGGCAAACCAGCGGAACCAGTCGCTTGGACATTTACCCGAGCGGATGGGGGACGATCGTTTTATACCTCTCTTGGCCACAAAACGGATTTCCAGCAGCCAGCGTTTCAGCGGTTGCTGAAGAATGGAATCGACTGGGCTGTGGAGATTCCGGTTGAGTCCAAGTAA
- a CDS encoding sigma-70 family RNA polymerase sigma factor — MTASLWPQADGTETLLAAARTGDEEAINQLFDRHRDPVRRLVRMRLDRRVQQRVDVSDVVQEVMLEANGRLQNYLENPVMAFHLWIRQIAWDRMIDTYRKHRGSAKRDLDREQPLYLGGDAEKSTLELAAALQDPQLTPQAIAVQRELASQVNAGIEKLDEQDREVLWMRHFEHLTNQEVASALGISDPAASMRYLRAIRRLREQLRDDKDLSTS, encoded by the coding sequence ATGACAGCTTCTTTGTGGCCTCAGGCGGATGGGACTGAAACGCTGCTTGCGGCTGCCCGCACCGGCGATGAAGAGGCGATCAATCAATTATTCGATCGGCACCGAGATCCCGTGCGGCGTCTGGTCCGGATGCGTTTAGATCGACGTGTTCAGCAGCGAGTCGATGTCAGCGATGTCGTCCAGGAGGTGATGTTAGAGGCGAACGGGAGGCTGCAGAACTATCTGGAAAATCCCGTGATGGCATTTCATTTGTGGATTCGCCAGATTGCCTGGGATCGCATGATCGATACTTATCGCAAACATCGCGGCAGTGCCAAACGCGACCTTGATCGCGAGCAACCACTTTATCTTGGCGGGGATGCCGAAAAATCAACTTTGGAACTTGCTGCGGCATTGCAGGATCCCCAGCTAACGCCGCAGGCGATTGCGGTGCAAAGGGAATTGGCTTCGCAGGTGAATGCCGGTATTGAAAAACTTGATGAGCAGGATCGTGAGGTGTTGTGGATGCGGCACTTCGAACACCTGACGAACCAAGAGGTCGCCAGTGCACTGGGGATCAGTGATCCTGCGGCAAGTATGCGGTACCTGCGTGCCATCCGCAGGCTGCGTGAGCAGTTGCGTGACGACAAGGATCTATCGACATCATGA
- a CDS encoding co-chaperone GroES, with protein sequence MKKKTASPLEYVEPIGARVLVRKDEPKRETRGGIALPDAAEIPTITGRIVTTSALIQNDEDVPLRQYDKILFHPKNAIPVDLEHDNQLFVVPVEDVVAVFRRGRPDAEVTD encoded by the coding sequence ATGAAAAAAAAGACTGCTAGTCCTTTGGAATATGTTGAGCCTATTGGTGCACGTGTTTTGGTTCGTAAAGACGAACCTAAGCGTGAAACTCGGGGGGGGATCGCGCTTCCGGATGCTGCTGAAATCCCGACGATTACTGGGCGGATTGTTACGACCAGCGCGCTGATTCAGAATGATGAGGATGTCCCTCTGCGTCAGTACGACAAAATTTTGTTCCACCCCAAAAATGCGATCCCCGTCGATCTGGAACACGATAATCAGCTGTTTGTGGTCCCCGTCGAAGATGTGGTTGCTGTGTTTCGCCGCGGACGTCCGGACGCTGAAGTTACTGATTGA